In the Kribbella sp. NBC_00482 genome, one interval contains:
- a CDS encoding ATPase, producing the protein MELGLIALAAGLAVGLSALATGYAQARIGAAAMGAVAEKPELTGRAILLVAIPETLVILGFAVAAMIILLLGGK; encoded by the coding sequence ATGGAACTCGGACTGATCGCCCTCGCCGCAGGCCTCGCTGTCGGACTCTCCGCGCTGGCCACCGGCTACGCCCAGGCACGCATCGGGGCCGCAGCCATGGGCGCGGTAGCGGAGAAGCCTGAACTGACTGGCCGCGCGATCCTGCTGGTAGCCATCCCCGAAACGCTGGTGATCCTCGGGTTCGCGGTCGCAGCGATGATCATCCTGCTACTCGGCGGCAAGTGA
- a CDS encoding V-type ATP synthase subunit E: MMALRDLLSALEEEGAAEHERAQQNRRRQAAEILADAQERAAKVHEDVVAAAETAARQEADDLLITARFTARRAVRTARDDALDEVLGQVREQVLALPGSPDGPAIAAACLEEAVAAMPRATTVHVHPADATLRLEATARVVADLEHGGVVVEDDQGRYIDNTYLTRLANTWPEIRAGLSNSWDRDS, from the coding sequence GTGATGGCGCTGCGCGATCTGCTGAGCGCACTGGAGGAAGAGGGAGCAGCAGAGCACGAGAGGGCTCAGCAGAACCGGCGCCGGCAAGCAGCGGAGATTCTCGCCGATGCCCAGGAGCGAGCCGCCAAGGTCCATGAAGACGTCGTGGCAGCGGCCGAAACCGCGGCCCGGCAGGAGGCGGACGATCTGTTGATCACCGCGCGGTTCACGGCCCGTCGGGCCGTGCGGACCGCGCGCGACGACGCGTTGGACGAGGTCCTCGGCCAGGTACGCGAGCAAGTGCTCGCCCTGCCCGGCAGCCCGGACGGCCCGGCCATCGCGGCCGCCTGCCTGGAGGAAGCTGTCGCAGCGATGCCGCGGGCCACGACGGTGCATGTTCACCCGGCCGACGCGACGCTGAGGCTCGAGGCTACGGCCCGAGTCGTCGCCGACCTCGAACACGGCGGCGTCGTCGTCGAGGACGACCAGGGCCGCTACATCGATAACACCTACCTCACTCGGCTGGCGAACACCTGGCCGGAGATCCGTGCCGGACTGAGCAACTCCTGGGATCGGGACTCATGA
- a CDS encoding V-type ATPase subunit, protein MTSRPDFIAGNTRLRARLSALLGPVDYDQLAGVSRESAAERLAGSTYRPYLDRDQGGDRQLLEATGRRLRELLRGVRGLYGGTAGIAVGVLLARHDLHDTLALLRGARTGQPSAVRLAAVMGVGALDQRTAADIAAAPDGATAVLRLITHRLPDPLTARALPAAWERYELHGDPDEFETTIASAAIDGWTDRLEWVGRAARPVLEVVQAECDGANLLAVLRDPALEMPRLLPTGLVPESALLAARRGDPGPALVARPGWRQPLERHLGNEDLTALEWDLDVAVWRQAVRGLRRGDPLGAHIPVGYVVAAECEARTVRLLLAGLAPSYDLRDLLVR, encoded by the coding sequence ATGACGTCGCGGCCCGACTTCATCGCCGGCAACACCCGGCTCAGAGCGCGGCTGTCCGCGTTGCTCGGCCCAGTCGACTACGACCAACTCGCCGGAGTCTCCCGTGAGTCGGCCGCGGAACGGCTCGCGGGGTCGACGTACCGTCCCTATCTGGACCGCGACCAAGGAGGCGACCGCCAACTCCTCGAAGCGACCGGCCGCCGGCTACGGGAATTGCTGCGCGGAGTGCGGGGACTGTACGGCGGCACGGCCGGCATCGCGGTCGGGGTGCTGCTGGCCCGGCACGACCTGCACGACACACTCGCGCTGCTGCGCGGCGCGCGCACCGGGCAACCCTCCGCCGTCCGGCTGGCCGCCGTGATGGGAGTCGGTGCACTCGACCAACGAACAGCGGCCGACATCGCAGCAGCACCTGACGGCGCAACAGCTGTACTGCGGCTGATCACGCATCGGCTCCCCGATCCGCTGACCGCCCGGGCGCTACCGGCGGCCTGGGAACGCTATGAGCTACACGGCGACCCCGACGAGTTCGAGACCACCATCGCGTCAGCCGCGATCGACGGCTGGACCGACCGTCTGGAGTGGGTCGGCCGGGCCGCCCGTCCCGTTTTGGAGGTTGTCCAAGCCGAGTGCGACGGTGCCAACCTTCTCGCCGTACTGCGCGATCCGGCGCTGGAGATGCCGCGGCTCCTCCCCACTGGTCTGGTGCCCGAATCGGCGTTGCTCGCCGCCCGAAGAGGAGACCCGGGGCCGGCGCTGGTCGCCCGCCCCGGCTGGCGGCAACCTCTTGAACGGCACCTGGGCAACGAGGACCTCACCGCGCTCGAATGGGACCTGGACGTCGCCGTATGGCGCCAGGCCGTGCGCGGGCTGCGACGCGGCGACCCCCTCGGTGCGCACATCCCCGTCGGCTACGTGGTAGCCGCCGAATGCGAGGCGCGCACAGTCCGGCTCCTGCTCGCCGGCCTCGCCCCCAGCTACGACCTCCGAGATCTGCTCGTCCGATGA
- a CDS encoding MarR family winged helix-turn-helix transcriptional regulator: MQPGTRNDEQTAEPLTKADFEALARFRFGIRRYLRFSEQAVRGHGLTPQQYQLLLALKGFPGREWATLSELADRLQLRHHSVVELVNRAQAQRLVHRAPHPEDARAVRVELTPHGEQAMAQLGTLHRDELQRARTALTLPVWREPTGGEA; the protein is encoded by the coding sequence ATGCAGCCGGGCACCAGGAACGACGAGCAGACGGCGGAGCCGTTGACGAAGGCCGATTTCGAAGCGTTGGCTCGTTTCCGTTTCGGCATCCGCCGATACCTGCGCTTCAGCGAGCAGGCCGTCCGCGGGCACGGCCTGACCCCGCAGCAATACCAACTACTGCTGGCGTTGAAGGGGTTTCCCGGCCGTGAGTGGGCAACGTTGAGCGAGTTGGCCGACCGCCTGCAACTGCGTCACCACAGCGTCGTGGAACTCGTGAACCGTGCGCAGGCCCAACGGTTGGTACACCGGGCCCCCCACCCGGAGGACGCCCGCGCGGTACGGGTGGAGCTCACGCCGCACGGCGAGCAGGCCATGGCCCAGCTGGGTACGCTGCACCGCGACGAGCTTCAGCGCGCGCGCACCGCTTTGACGCTGCCTGTCTGGCGCGAACCAACTGGTGGCGAAGCATGA
- a CDS encoding V-type ATP synthase subunit F has product MTDALVIATPMTAIGYLLGGARTVTAVDANETIAAVAAAIADGRAAVVAVHGALWSAVAPQVRADWARQTTPLILSLPDEDADVSAVKDAALRDLLARAIGYQITFTPSGGTP; this is encoded by the coding sequence ATGACTGACGCGCTCGTCATCGCAACCCCCATGACCGCCATCGGCTATCTCCTCGGCGGTGCACGGACAGTCACGGCCGTCGATGCCAACGAGACCATCGCCGCGGTCGCCGCAGCGATCGCGGACGGCCGTGCCGCGGTCGTTGCTGTCCACGGGGCACTCTGGTCAGCCGTCGCACCACAGGTTCGCGCCGACTGGGCCAGGCAGACCACACCACTCATCCTCAGCCTCCCGGATGAGGATGCCGACGTCTCCGCAGTCAAAGACGCGGCCCTCCGGGACCTGCTGGCCCGCGCGATCGGCTACCAGATCACCTTCACACCCAGCGGAGGCACCCCATGA
- a CDS encoding DUF2249 domain-containing protein — translation MPASEIFIQATETDPDVIARGAVHEAHERLLSGLAELTTVWSVAQAAEPRSAELVDFCIHEVRRYLVIAERDLYAPASEDDETRLLVDALRVGAAGLNAQIDELAAAGSVDVARLGAMIMAGLDIHLQIEESVLLPALAGLPGVDPSLLASGLRAYLAGEQVQEPTIIDVRRIARGGRHPRVFARYARLAPGETFILVNSHDPKPLRREFETIHPGAFSWDYLQAGPEEWRVRIGRVAADA, via the coding sequence ATGCCGGCTTCGGAGATCTTCATCCAGGCGACCGAGACCGATCCCGACGTGATCGCTCGAGGCGCGGTCCACGAGGCCCACGAGCGACTGCTGTCAGGACTGGCGGAGCTGACTACGGTGTGGTCCGTTGCTCAAGCTGCCGAGCCGCGGTCTGCGGAGTTGGTGGACTTCTGCATCCATGAGGTGCGCCGGTACCTGGTCATCGCGGAGCGGGACCTCTACGCGCCCGCGTCGGAGGATGACGAGACCCGGCTTTTGGTCGACGCTCTCCGGGTCGGAGCAGCGGGACTCAACGCGCAGATCGACGAATTGGCCGCGGCCGGCTCGGTTGATGTGGCGAGGCTCGGCGCGATGATCATGGCGGGCCTGGATATCCACCTCCAGATCGAGGAGTCGGTGTTGCTCCCCGCGCTCGCCGGCCTGCCTGGCGTGGATCCGTCGTTGCTGGCCTCAGGCCTGCGGGCTTACCTGGCTGGGGAGCAGGTTCAAGAGCCAACGATTATCGACGTACGGCGAATCGCCCGTGGCGGCCGCCATCCACGCGTCTTCGCCCGGTACGCCCGGCTGGCTCCGGGAGAGACGTTCATCCTGGTCAACAGCCACGACCCCAAGCCGTTGCGCCGGGAGTTCGAAACCATTCACCCCGGTGCCTTCAGCTGGGACTACCTGCAGGCCGGGCCTGAAGAATGGCGAGTCCGGATCGGCCGGGTCGCCGCCGATGCCTGA
- a CDS encoding V-type ATP synthase subunit D translates to MESLVATRSELLDRRRRAVFVAQGRDLLKDKRTALVREFRHHQSELLDGLERLRTLAVQARQRLDEATAVCGPEALASGALAAAAGIGADLRSRTVAGVHVFDLRHDPVRRNAATRGWAPSLVSAHLDAVALAYEEQLEWLLDLCAVELSVRRLATEIARTTKQVNALDNIVLPQLHDEARRIALTLDEREREEHARLRRARTRRISLEATSDGPDRTRSVA, encoded by the coding sequence ATGGAGTCCCTTGTTGCCACCCGAAGTGAGTTGCTCGACCGTCGGCGGCGGGCGGTCTTCGTCGCCCAAGGCCGCGATCTGCTCAAAGACAAACGAACCGCGCTGGTGCGCGAGTTCCGGCACCACCAGTCCGAGCTGCTGGACGGATTGGAACGGCTGCGGACCCTCGCAGTTCAAGCTCGGCAGCGTCTCGACGAGGCCACCGCGGTCTGCGGCCCGGAGGCACTCGCCTCTGGCGCGCTCGCCGCCGCGGCCGGGATCGGCGCGGACCTGCGATCTCGGACCGTGGCCGGGGTCCATGTGTTCGACCTGCGCCACGACCCGGTCCGCCGAAACGCAGCCACCCGCGGCTGGGCACCGTCCCTGGTGTCAGCCCACCTCGACGCCGTCGCGCTGGCCTACGAGGAGCAGTTGGAATGGCTGCTGGATCTCTGTGCGGTGGAGTTGAGCGTACGTCGGCTGGCCACAGAGATCGCCCGAACCACTAAGCAGGTCAATGCGTTGGACAACATCGTGCTCCCGCAACTGCACGACGAGGCACGCCGGATCGCGCTCACGCTCGACGAGCGCGAGCGCGAGGAGCACGCCCGGCTCAGGCGGGCCCGCACCCGCCGGATCTCCCTCGAAGCGACCAGCGACGGGCCCGACCGCACTCGGAGCGTGGCATGA
- a CDS encoding DUF488 domain-containing protein, which translates to MTRRTVRVRRIYDHPAADDGIRVLVDRVWPRGVRKEAAAIDEWAKDVAPSTELRKWYGHVPEKFAQFEARYRDELATQAGLTALDHLRTLAKRDALTLVTATRDVDHSQAAVLARLLNEPR; encoded by the coding sequence ATGACGCGCCGAACTGTCCGAGTCCGCAGAATCTACGATCATCCCGCCGCAGATGACGGCATCCGGGTGCTGGTCGATCGCGTGTGGCCCCGCGGGGTCCGCAAGGAAGCGGCAGCCATCGACGAGTGGGCCAAAGACGTCGCACCCTCCACGGAACTTCGCAAGTGGTACGGCCATGTCCCGGAGAAATTCGCGCAGTTCGAGGCACGCTATCGCGATGAGCTGGCAACACAGGCCGGACTGACCGCGCTGGACCACCTGCGCACGCTGGCGAAACGTGACGCGTTGACGTTGGTGACGGCGACCAGAGACGTGGACCACAGTCAGGCTGCGGTCCTGGCCCGGCTGTTGAATGAGCCGCGCTGA
- a CDS encoding V-type ATPase 116kDa subunit family protein, whose protein sequence is MMVPLTQLEVVGLRSRLDDALTALQELRLAEVVTIVDPGETPSDLADLIARTDAMLNFGDQPATGTRLSDTALRTALDHLEPYVAKLLAEEEELRGEAEALPRSIDALDALQPLVPELGRLNDRQLGNLGLASMALVLDDPDSRIVPELARQLAELLGRGHLLVTSTPAPGSPVGCLLVLRRGDLPEVNSLLGTERIVEVGVPAAYAGKSLRATVEAMRERLATLPGERDRVQAELAASVKPVAGSLHATIATLRARAERAVAAAQADVSARTFILRLWVPTKQTAQVEHALAGRLGQAVAVERLDTGTHAEDQPVLLRNRPSWQPFQQLVGLLSWPAHRDVDPTGLTALALPLFFGVMVGDVVYGALLLAAGWWLRSHWAKKGTLCEVGRVMLLGGAWTVLFGLLYGEALGSLGHSIGMPALWFYRGGPTALQPLLLFSLAIGLVHVVLGLLLGVWTAARGHQHRHLASKVGTLLVLAGLFGLAGVTAAGFPAQVLTPAVAALVVGIVVACVSQGALGLLLGPLDLLGALGNVLSYLRLAAVGLASTYLAEVANQLGARGPLLLGLLVATLFHALNLALAAFSPTIQALRLHYVEFFGQFYEGGGRLFAPLGGSVARGLESKSVAAPASAATNSPEPVPAGSPV, encoded by the coding sequence ATGATGGTCCCACTCACCCAACTCGAGGTCGTCGGGCTCAGATCGCGCCTCGATGACGCCCTGACCGCCTTGCAGGAACTGCGGCTGGCCGAAGTCGTCACCATCGTCGATCCAGGCGAGACCCCATCCGACCTGGCCGACCTCATCGCCCGCACCGACGCCATGCTCAACTTCGGCGACCAGCCCGCGACCGGCACCAGGCTCAGCGACACCGCCTTGCGGACTGCCCTCGACCACCTCGAACCCTACGTGGCGAAGCTGCTGGCCGAAGAAGAGGAACTACGCGGCGAGGCCGAAGCACTGCCCCGGTCCATCGACGCCCTCGACGCGCTACAGCCGCTCGTGCCCGAACTGGGTCGGCTGAACGACCGGCAATTGGGGAACCTTGGCCTGGCCAGTATGGCTCTGGTCCTCGACGACCCGGACTCACGGATCGTCCCCGAGCTGGCTCGGCAACTCGCCGAGCTGCTCGGCCGCGGGCACCTGCTGGTCACCTCCACGCCGGCGCCCGGCAGCCCTGTCGGCTGCCTGCTGGTTCTTCGCCGCGGCGACCTGCCCGAAGTGAACTCGTTGCTCGGCACGGAGCGCATCGTCGAGGTCGGCGTCCCCGCCGCCTACGCCGGCAAGTCGTTGCGTGCGACCGTCGAGGCGATGCGCGAACGCCTCGCCACGCTGCCTGGCGAACGCGACCGCGTGCAGGCCGAGTTGGCCGCCTCGGTCAAGCCGGTCGCGGGGTCGCTGCACGCCACCATCGCCACGCTGCGCGCCCGCGCCGAACGAGCTGTCGCGGCCGCGCAGGCGGATGTGTCCGCGCGCACGTTCATTCTCAGGCTTTGGGTCCCGACCAAACAGACCGCACAGGTCGAGCATGCACTGGCCGGTCGACTCGGCCAGGCCGTTGCCGTCGAGCGCCTGGACACCGGTACACACGCCGAGGACCAACCGGTGCTGCTGCGGAACCGGCCCAGCTGGCAGCCGTTTCAGCAACTGGTCGGGCTCTTGTCCTGGCCGGCGCACCGCGACGTGGACCCCACAGGGCTGACGGCGCTCGCGTTGCCCCTCTTCTTCGGCGTCATGGTCGGCGACGTCGTCTATGGCGCTCTCCTGCTGGCCGCCGGGTGGTGGCTCAGATCGCACTGGGCTAAGAAGGGCACCCTGTGTGAAGTAGGCCGGGTCATGCTGCTCGGCGGTGCCTGGACGGTCCTGTTCGGCCTTCTGTATGGCGAAGCGCTCGGCAGCCTGGGCCACAGCATCGGCATGCCGGCCCTCTGGTTCTACCGAGGCGGCCCGACCGCGCTCCAGCCGTTGCTGCTGTTCTCGTTGGCCATCGGGCTGGTCCATGTCGTCTTGGGATTGCTGCTGGGTGTTTGGACAGCCGCCCGCGGACACCAGCACCGGCATCTGGCTTCGAAGGTGGGAACTCTTCTGGTCCTGGCGGGGCTCTTCGGTTTGGCTGGCGTCACCGCCGCGGGCTTCCCCGCACAGGTCCTGACTCCTGCGGTGGCAGCGCTCGTCGTCGGTATCGTCGTGGCCTGTGTGTCCCAGGGCGCGCTCGGGCTGCTGCTGGGACCGCTTGATCTGCTCGGCGCCCTCGGCAACGTCTTGTCCTACCTGCGGCTCGCTGCAGTCGGCCTCGCTTCGACGTACCTGGCCGAGGTCGCCAACCAGCTCGGCGCCCGAGGGCCCCTGCTGCTCGGACTCCTCGTCGCCACCCTGTTCCACGCGCTGAATCTCGCCCTGGCGGCCTTCAGCCCGACGATCCAGGCACTCCGGCTGCACTACGTCGAGTTCTTCGGGCAGTTCTACGAAGGCGGCGGGCGGCTCTTCGCACCTCTCGGCGGTTCCGTTGCCAGGGGCCTCGAGTCCAAGAGCGTCGCTGCACCGGCCTCCGCCGCCACCAACTCACCCGAGCCGGTCCCGGCCGGGTCACCTGTCTGA